A window of Scophthalmus maximus strain ysfricsl-2021 chromosome 4, ASM2237912v1, whole genome shotgun sequence genomic DNA:
TTCACCATCCCTCACCGAGCCTCCATGCTGTGGTGAAGGCTGGGATTTATCTTATAAGGAGCAAATAATATTGATAAAGTCCCCAATCAACCACTAAATCATTAACACCAAACTCCtaattgcacattttttaagactttttatCTGgtgccctttttaaaaaaaatgtttcatcggATTCTACATCAGCACTTGATTATTTCAAGCTTTGTGAACATTGGTGAACTGGATGTAAGCAACATGACCACAGCTCTACCAGGTGAGTCGCAGCTGAGAGTCACTCTGCCTACGAGGTTCCAGCCACGTCTGGATTTAAGCACAGGCTGCAGTAGGCCGACCCAGGACCAAGCATTTAACATAGATCCGGAGGAGACCCTGTGTGTTCTCGTGGGCGTACAAGGCTGAGATGCATGGGCAGTTTTTGAGGCAATGTTGTGCAGCATTTATTCCCATATCTTCTGCCTGGTACAGGGGGATGTTGCCCATTGGCTAACTACTGTTTATAATACTGTGAAAATCCCTGCGAACACCTGCATGTGTCGTCACAGTAGAAGGACAGAGTCATCCTGGGTTAAGGCTCCACCTGCACCACAATACCTGGTctagttggtttttttaaaaaatattccaatCTCAAAGATCTCCCCACTGGTCAAAGCTTTTATAATTATATTGGAAATCATCCCCATTGCCTCAACCAACTGCTTATGGATCAGTTTTGGCAGACTGACGCGCTGGTCACTGGTGAgagtccagcagggggcaggagTGCGAGCggatgtcattgtgtttgtggatggcctggtccaggtccagagacTGTCCATTTACACTGACCTCCATACAGCCGCTGTAGGGCGCCGACACCAGCGAGGACACCAAAGAGACATCATCTGAGGGGTGAAATGAAGACATGTGAGCGAGCAGAGAACACGACGGACTGCGTCGAGTGTCTGGGAGTCAAGCTAGCTTCCAGAAACAACAGCCTGCTCACACCACAAGAGGGcagtaaattacaaaataaattctCTTTCTTTATGGGACAGAACTCTGTTCTGAGATCAGATCTGGGGAGAGATATTGCTTCCACTTCGGTATTGTGTATGTTTATGCATGTTTATGTTAAGCTTTGCTTGCACACCACTGCTATGTTCcataaagagacaaaaaagcGTGCCCTCACCAGGGAGGCCTCCTATGAAGGTGCTGGATTGAGTCAGGAGAGCAGTAGGAACTTCAGCATCTTCACTTCGTCCAGGTTGGCCATCGACCAGCAGCATTGTCTGGTTGCCCGAGATCACCACCTGGATTTCATGACTCTCACCGTCACACAGTGGAGCAGGAGAGCTGGCAATGATGGCATCGCCTGTAGATACCAGAACAAACTGAGGACAAACAAAAGGTcagttttcaaatcaaacatacagtacaaattCATTTCCCACACGGTTTGGGTTTTAGAGAACTCACATCTCGCCATTCATCAGTGCCGGGATGATAGTCGGCCAGAGCGATAGAGAGAGGGACTCTGTCCTGGTAAACAAGTGCAAACAGCACTCCGATAGCAGAAGTGGGCCGCAGGTTCAACTGGACGCTCAGGTTCTGAGATTCTGAAGTGAGGAGAACAGAAAACAAGTCATGAACTCTATCGACAAACAAGACTTAAGCAAATGTTTACGAAAATGTAGCCAGTGACGGAAGTCAACTTATAGTCATCTaaacaaattaaacattgaCTAACTGCTTCAGGAAGAGGCAATCAGGCCGAGTTATGCAAGCCACCAATATGTTATACATAacaaaggaacacacacaaaacacactgtacCACAGCTGATGTTGAAGAGAGCGAAGCCTGTGCCAGGAAAATATGCTCCAGGATTCTCTGTGCCGAAACACTGCATGTTGTCGTTGGACCGAATGGTTTCCTGTATGGAGGTGTCTTCACCGGTGAGCCACCGCCACTCCTTCATACAGCCGTCCAGACGGGGGTTCACCTACgagacaaacacaacagttgACAAACATAAGCGAAGAACATAAGGTCCATGTTCACGAAAACACACAAGCTCGTGCAAATAAACACCTGATTGATGAGGCCGTCCTCTCGGAACGGGACTCCGCCCACGGTGAGGTTGAGTTCGTGCATGCCTTTCTTCAGTGTGAACAGGTCACCGTTTACTGCGATCTTCATGACGGCCTCCCTGTCGATCTTAATCACCAGACTCCGGCCCTGCTCCTCCACAGAGATCTgacaagagaaagagacatcAGAGAAGCGTTCGATCGGCTGATGAAGCTCACGTAAAAAGGTGTTTTATCCGCGATGGCCGCCCTGACTGAAAACTCCAAACCTTTCTCCATTGGCCATCGCTGACGATTGGTCCGCTGCTGGTGACCCTGCTGACTGTGCCGTACTTCAGCTGAAGCTCCAACCTCCCATGATGCATCGCCAGCACGATCCAGGAGCTGTTCAGGTGACCTCCGGCAAAGAAGATCACGCCCTCCGGATCCCAGGTGCGGAAGTCGAATTCTGCTGAAAAGCTGGGAGGCGGGGAGAAGCGTTTGAGATGGAGGGGAGTGTgggtgtgagcatgtgtgtttaGATGAGTGAGTTAAAATGACGAAGGTAATTTGAGAATACAtgtgggagaaaaagagaaagcaaaggAAGAGATGGTCGACAAGAACAGGAAATTCCTTTTAGTGACCAAAATAATTTTATCTGCTACCCACTCTGATAACGTGGGTGGCATTTTCCACCCTGCTAAtattagaaattatttttagaaTTAGCTGATTCGACTTCTCAAATTGACCATgtacggtaaaaaaaaaactattttccttTAAGactatttttttctaattttgacTCGTGAACCATTCGACCTGCTCTATCGCTGCACCATAATTTCTTGTAGAAAGGAAATAATATTTATCTTCTAATACATTTACCAGGTTCTCAGTTCAATGCTTTACTTCAGGCAGCATAGGGAAAATATGTTGCCACAGTTATACTCAACATTTCCAAATAATGTCTGGCAAAAGAAGTAATGCGGTTACTGGAATAAAAATATTGTACAATCTTCACTGCTCCGCGCAAGTTAAAGTTAAGTTTAAGTAAATTAGGCAGTTTCACCAGAAATAGGGAGCTGGAAGAGGTGTGATCAATCAACTTATTTACTCTCCCATCTACAGTATAAATGAGGAGGAGGTGCGACAGGTTTGTCAGGAGACAACCTCCAAGTGGGATAAGTATCAAGACAAAACAATTTTTCTCACCCGGTTTGAATCCTCCGACGGAAACGCAGCCTCACCACTGGCACGGCGCTGAACATGCGGCCCAGGTAAAGAGAACGAGAGTTCCTCTTCAGAGACGGCGACAAACATGGAGTTATAGGCTGAAGGAGAAAACAGACAGACGAAAAACCCGGATATAAGGAATGCTGCCACCACATGAATATCATACTGGTATACAAAAGCTGCAGGTTTCACTAAGTTCAATTAAAGACTTATTTAGACCTTCTTAatatcacaaagaaaacaatttagTACCGGTTTCATGATCTTACCAGGCAAAAATTTGAGAGTATGctagaaaacaaacatgaactATAATAATTTTTGTATCACCTTTTTCAGCACCTCAACATGTAGTATAACAATAATTCTTAAAGATGTGATGAATTAAATTTAATAGATCTTGACCTAGACAAGCATCAGTACAGTGCTACGAGTGGCAGGCAAGAGAAGATTTTTAATTtcgtttagtttagttttaatgtcttttaaGGAAGCAGAATTCAAAGCTTTTTGAGACTTTTCAAGACATTTAGATACCCTGTTAATGGtattaatatataaacatatatatactttgtttttttatcaaaagtgGAAGCTTAAATCTGAAATGGCTGGTTAATATACAACAGTCAACGTATTTCACCTTACAGCTCCTGAGGTCCTGGCCCAACTTCTTGCCCTGCCGACCGTCACAGAAGCATCGGAAACTCCCTGGAGTGTTCAGGCactcctctgcacacacacctgacacacactcatccacatCTGACGAGTGACAAGAGCAGGATGAAGAAATTACAGAGAAGGAGCGATAAAGTGATGACTGGGCTATAACGAGTTGCAGAGTAGCAGGCAGTTCTCGAAGTCAAAAAAGTCACATGGTGGAATTAGTCAAAACATGAACCTTCGAGTCTCAGAAAAACATCAAACCCACAAGAATGTTTGACAAAAATATCCGTCTTATCAGGGAATGCAAACACTTGAGCGGAGTGGTCTTTGACTACGATGGGGTTGTATCTCCCTGCTCCATACATAACCTTACATGGCCTTGAGGAGGTTGGCTATAATGACTGTTATTTCTCTGAGGAGGGACACAGGGGTTATGAAAAGTCTGGTTTCCACAGCAGAGCTGAACAGGGCAAACAAGTGATTAAGGACCTACATTCAAGTCTTTTTCCATGTTGTTGCCAACAAATCTGTCTTATTGTATTACACAACAATATAAGATATTTTAGATAAGTATATACTGAGCAGTGTCAATgtctcttcctgtgtgttttgGGAAGAAAATGGGCTATGACCTGTTTGACATACAAACGATGAGATTTGTATATTTTGAGCTCTTAATTACAGCAAGTCCTTCTGTGTATTTGACTCCTggtatgatctttttttctaaaaggcacaGACACCATTGACCTGTTACCTACTTTTACAGAATGTCTGCAAATGTCTTTGCATTCCTTTCCTGACCTCAAAACACAGCTGCATCAAGTCCCGCTGAGCCTGAAGCTGCTTCCTCGGTCACTTTTcatgaaaactgtgtgtgtttctgtcttttattgtgtgtgtgtgtgtgtgtgtgtgtgtgtgtgtacacacttaCCGACACATGTCTTGGTTTCGTTGTCGTAGACAAAACCGGTATCACACAAGCAATCATAGCTGCCATCGTTATTCTCACATCGTGCCGttccacacacacttgtgtccTCACACTCGTCCACAtctgaaagacacaaaatgtgGTCAGCAGGACGTACGAAAGGCTGATGGGAGTCCACTCTTCAGCTACACAATCTAGACACGATCTGACAATTTGTACTTTTATTCAATAATGTCTAAAACAAACCAATACTCCAAGAATAAACTCTGCGCTCCTAAATTTACAAGCGAAACAACTGAAGCAGCAACATGAATACGGTCGTTAGACggtgtgcatctgtgttttgtGGCTTACCATTACACATCTGGCGACCAACCAACATGTATCCTTGGTGACAGGAGCAGCGGTAACTTCCAATAGTGTTATTGCACTCGTGATCACACCCTCCATTTCTCTTGCTGCACTCGTCGACATCTGCAAGTAGGATGGCAGTGCAGTCAACGTGAGCGCAGGGAAAAACATCATCATGGGCTGTGCACACAGCATTAGGACGTTTGGCGTGTGTTAAGATTTCCCATTGCAAATTCAGAATCAGGTTGTATTTGAACAGAAACAATTGTCAAAAGTGTAAAGTGTCACTTTGATACAGTTGGAATAGGTTGGAAAAGCTCATTTAATATCCTATAAACGTGTACTTTGCTCAAGAGGCTTCGAAACAACTCTCACACTGTCCTTGTGGCTGACTGGTGCAGCCCCGTGTTTAGGCGGAGTGCGGTCGTCAAGTGGAAAAGGCTCAGACCAAGTCTAACTGAATCTGCCTCGGTTTCCTCTCACGGTAAGGTGGCAGGATGAGTCACAGTGGAAATGTGTGGAATGATGGCTGTGCCATAAATCAGACAAACATGGTTCTCCCTCACAGTCCGAGTGTGTAAGTTATATTCGCTCTCTTTGCCtttactttcactttttttgagATGTAAAAAAGAAACGCTAGAAATGGGAGCTTTGCAATGAAAAATTAATTCTAGAAAAGACTGAGATCTACAATGATTATGAACCTTATCTGATATCAAATACACGAATGATAAAAGTGTCGTATACAGCAAGTTCTTTCCATGAGTGTGCGAGGCAGGAGTTGGCTTTCAGAACCAAGGACACAGTGATGTTGTGGATATGACGCTGAATGACGGTGCAAGAATTTGCACATCAGCTCCAGCACACAACTGACCGACTACACATTCGCTCACTTTACACAGGGGGGACAGTACCTTTATCACATCTGGCTCCCGTCCAGCCGGTGAAACAGTGACACAGGAAGTCGCCCTTTTTGTCCTCGCAGCGCACCGTACCTCTGTCGTTacagggagaaggagagcacTGGTCTGGAATATctaacaaagacagacagatgcaaGGAATTCAGTGTTATCGTTGTTTTCAGAATGGAGTAGGTACGAACCGCATGGATTCGGTACATGCGACTGTACAGTGATACCAGATAGAGGAAGGGCATCCATTATGTTCTGCATATCAGGAGTTCAATATAAATAGCCTAATGCTGGCTAAGCTCTCCTGCCAGTGATGCCCTCATTCAGTCCTTCCCAACGTACCTGACCTACAGCTCCCAAGTAACAAGAACAAATGGATATTTGAATATCTATTCAACCATctcttcatttcagtttgtcctattttttcctgttaaacattttttacttgAGCTCTCAGTTTCACTCCAAGCTTGTGTGAGTGAACATGTATaaatcttttctctcccctgtaCAGTTTCTTTTTCCTAGCAGAGGAGTTTGAGTTCTCGACAAGTCTGGGCATGTTAGCTGGAgttcagaaagagagagagagagacagaaaaggatAGTGCCTGGAGAGAATTAGGGGagcaagagagtgagagaggtaGGTTCACATGAAATATGGCACGATACAGTGCTGCACACATTAAAACTATATCATACTTTTTATTAGGAGTTACACATAATATTTCGAGATTGGGCTTCTGTCACTGATATCCAAAAAACTACATATGGGCACTATATGTGCTCGAAATCAGTATCAAGTATAAGTTTCTGTAGTGTAAAGCACATTTCAATTGCATATGATCAAATGTGTGTATGggggaaaataatgaatgatttCAGTTTGTATCAGTACGATTTGACCCTTTTCAGCCCATTTGAACCACATGCTGATGCAGTGAGAGAGCAAGAGgtggagagatgatgagagagagatggtgtgcTTACTGACGTATAAAAAGAACCACCGTATCTTTATGTGCCGGTAATGCTGCAGCTGAGTCATCGAAccaacaacaccccccccctctctaccCTCCCTCACAGGTTCCCCAGCCAATAGCAGTAAAGCCGGGTTGGTCCGGGCCTCTTGTATCCTGATGCAGCAGAAATCCTGTGCTCCACTCACGACAGACCTTTTTTCTCACGTCACTCTCCCACAAGGGGCTGGTGCAGTCgcccagagagagagtgtgggacGACTGAAGGGGCGTGTTACTCATTCACCAATGTGTGGCATCACCATAGCAAAGTGCTGCAATGATACCAATATGCACCTGCCGGGAAATCACGCACATGCAGCACGCTCAGGGCGTGTCAAATCCACGTGGTCAGTTAGGTGTGTCACGACGCAAACTGTGACCGGTGGGGTTGAAAAACTCCGCACCTTTTCATCATCTTTCCCTATTCTCCCCTTTTATACTCAGATAGCGTGTGGACGTGAGTGTGACTGCAGACCAGCGATGCTGCAGTGTAGCCCAACCCCACACACTACATCTAGGCTGTCTCAGGATGTAGTGATACTTACACAGcgaagagagaaggaagacgaaagaaaggatgagagagaagaaaaacaaaccacaaaacaatGAACTTGTGCACAGTCCTATAATAAAGCCTTAGCGTGATgttgacagacagatgagaggataaAAACCTACTGTGGACACATGTGACCAGatcctgtttcttcttttcagaaTCTCCAAACTTGTCCACACAGGCTAGACAGAAACAAATTTAGAATGTGGAGATCAACAACGATATAATCAGAAAGTCTGGCCGTTATGAGTAGAGATGAGGGGTTTCTGTCAGAACGGTAACTTACCTACATACTTTGGATAAAAGTAGTCCTGAAtcgggggggaagagagagaggggtacAGTTACGTACGTGAATCAACAAATATCTAAACAGAACACGATAATCTAAACAGACACTTACCACTGGTAGGGATGTTTCTGTTCACACTCGACATAATCTAGGATTTGGTTTAGGTTCATACCCGATGTCTGTGCTCACACTCACAGCCATTTATAAACAATCATTAATTTCAAGCGTGGCATTTGTTCATTTactgcatgcatgtgtgatatATTGAGACAGAGACTGATTATtctgtaatctgtgtgtgtgtgtgtgtgagtgtgtgtgtgtgtgtgtgtgtgtgtgtgtgtgtgtgtgtgtgtgtgtgtgggcacacaAATGTCTAATGGGTGCGGCCCTTTGCCAGGGGCTTCCTGAGAATTCTCTGCATTCCTGATAGTTGTAACATCCCTCTCTACTGCTGCAGTAATTCCTCCGCATGTACAGTAAGTCAACATTTGGGGAAAGGGATCAATGGAAAATCTTTAGAGACTTTAGAGATCTTGTGCTGCAGTAAGAGTCAGATGCAGCAAGCTGATGTAAGAATCTGAGCCTGTAAGAATCATCGATCACAGCAGTCGAGCAAGTTTTGGGCGATTGGTAAACATGTTGTGACACCTTTTCAGTGACTATCTGTCCCTCTGGAAAAGTCACTTAGCAGATGAGAAACGAGAAACTTGGAGTAATATCTCTTTTGTTGCCAGGTTTTAATCATGAGTATCGGGAACACcccactctccctcttctccgCAGAGCCAGAAAGCTGCAGCGGACGAAAACGCAGAGTCAGAGATGAGCTTTCTCAGAATGAATAATGCAGCTATGAATGAGACTGCAGCTTTGTGTCACGACATGGTGGAAAGCCGCACgcatacaaataaaaactccTGCTGATTAAAACTGTCAGGGACGTCACCTAACTTCCCCTTTTCCCCTGAACCCAGCTCTACTCCACTTTAATCCTCCGTCCCTCAGCTTCCAGGTCCCTGCAGTTGGCTAATCTTACGAATTATCTGAGTCATCGATTGCCTCATTCACTCCCTCCCTGCTAAAATTCAGTGACAAAACCCTCATGAGTAAAAGTGACCTTTAAAGAACACTAACAAACACTCCCTCTGTGGACAGCTTAAAACTTGTTTAAAATCCCTGACTTACAAATCGAGCAGCTCAACCGacaacatgcaaaaacaaaaacattcaacgCTGCCAGAATAACCTTGTTGCTAATATTTCCTGACAGTTCAGATTGTAAAGATGTTTGGCCAGAAGTCTGCACTTATAACTTACCTTACATATGTCGCACACACGCCGACATATGCAACACACCCCACAGATGTCTGATGAAAGGCTTAAAAGTCTGCATTCTGAGCCAATGGACGATCACGCCTCTTGGCCCAATAGCCCAAGTTCACATTAGGTTATTTATATCTCCGGGGGTTGGTTCGTATACTCTGCACATGTAGTGTTCAATAGGCTTATATATTCACATGGAACAGAGAGGCTGATCTGCTCATTCTTGAATCCAGAGTGGAAACTAATCAGCACTAAAtattcctgcacacacacacacaccacacacacacacacacacacacacacacacacacacacacacacacacacacacacacacacacacacacacacacacacacacacacacacacacacacacacacacacacacacaccacacacacacacacacacacacacacacacaagtgtgcaTTGGAGTGTTGAATGAAACTGCTAATCAGCTCCCGGAGAGACCAATGTGAATCGAGAGGGACTTTGTTTGCATCATTCACGTGCACTTGTGTGTTAAGGGTACTTCCTGTTGGGCATGTGCAGACGCACAGCGAAACAGACGACGAGACGGAGGACAGATATCCAGGTGTTTCCCACATCTCAGACGGGGGCCACGTTTGAGATGATGGGCGACACAAGTGACTGTGTGGGGAAAAGCAGAGTCTTCACTAACTCGAGCTGAGTCCCACTGACTCAGTGTCtgtcacagaaacagacaaagggCGGACGACAGCACGGAATATCACGGTGCACCGATGGCCATCAGCAGTTATTGGAGCGTGAACACCGGCAGCCCAGACAATGAATCATTAGTCTGGTGTCACATTGCAGCCGTCAATGTGCAGTCGATATGAACATGATGCAAACAAAATCGACCTTGTGGCCTCTTGACGAATACAAGAAGGTTattctcatctttttttatggttgtgattttggttttgattaTCTATGAAGAGAGTTTTGATTCTGTGgcgcctgaggaggaggaggaggaggagatggaggagatggaggaggagtgtgGGACCTTCATGcaacatctgttgtttttgatgcTTTAACTGACTGGTTGTCACTCACCGTCTCCGGGTCGTTCTCGAACACCTCCCTGGCCTCCTCCTTGGTGcacctctcctccacacactccCGCTCCAGGTGGCCCTGCTTCGTCTCCTCGAACACCTGATTGGCCCTCCGCTGCCTGCTCAGGAACTGGTTCGCCTCCTCCGGAGACAGCGAGACTAAGAATGGAGAAAACACACTCGGGTTAATAAAGACAGATAGAcccggtggtggtgggggtgaggAAAGGTCAAACAGtacgggggggtggggggttagcaacaacaacattgaagAGCGGTTGCGAAATACCAGCCGCTAAAGCGCCGCTAAAGACTTTTCATAAATCCCCAGCGGGCACGAGACGAGA
This region includes:
- the gas6 gene encoding growth arrest-specific protein 6; this encodes MRLTPTKSAAPAALLILLLARWSDGISLSPEEANQFLSRQRRANQVFEETKQGHLERECVEERCTKEEAREVFENDPETDYFYPKYVACVDKFGDSEKKKQDLVTCVHNIPDQCSPSPCNDRGTVRCEDKKGDFLCHCFTGWTGARCDKDVDECSKRNGGCDHECNNTIGSYRCSCHQGYMLVGRQMCNDVDECEDTSVCGTARCENNDGSYDCLCDTGFVYDNETKTCVDVDECVSGVCAEECLNTPGSFRCFCDGRQGKKLGQDLRSCKPITPCLSPSLKRNSRSLYLGRMFSAVPVVRLRFRRRIQTGFSAEFDFRTWDPEGVIFFAGGHLNSSWIVLAMHHGRLELQLKYGTVSRVTSSGPIVSDGQWRKISVEEQGRSLVIKIDREAVMKIAVNGDLFTLKKGMHELNLTVGGVPFREDGLINQVNPRLDGCMKEWRWLTGEDTSIQETIRSNDNMQCFGTENPGAYFPGTGFALFNISCESQNLSVQLNLRPTSAIGVLFALVYQDRVPLSIALADYHPGTDEWRDFVLVSTGDAIIASSPAPLCDGESHEIQVVISGNQTMLLVDGQPGRSEDAEVPTALLTQSSTFIGGLPDDVSLVSSLVSAPYSGCMEVSVNGQSLDLDQAIHKHNDIRSHSCPLLDSHQ